TATATGTTTTATTCGATGGAGAGAATGATATACATGAGTTGCTATAACTTTCACATGGGACGACCTACTAAGATCCTGCTCGCTCAGCCCTGCTCCCAGCTCCACTCGCTCGCTTAGCATTTTTTTTCATCTTTGTTCCCCTGCCATCTACTATCTACTACTACTTATAAAAGCACAAGTTTGGTGAATCCAAATGATCTAAGTCATCCTACCACCTATATCCAGCGTCTCATCATCAATAATTTGGAAACATATTAATTGCATACACCATAATTTGGAAAACGACACTAATTGCATTAAAAACAGTTAATATTAAAATCAACATTAATTATGACTAATCTTAGAAATAATATTATTGCTAAACTTGACTTGTATGCACATACACGATTgctagttttataaaaaaaaagtGGCTATATTTTTTGTTTGGTAAAGTTTGTTAATTCAAAAGATGTTCACGGATTTAAAACCATGAATTTTCTTTAAAAATTcaggaataattttttttacattagtttcaaaaaatattcataaaTTTGAAATAATGCTTGCAAGTTTAAATCATGGCCATAAAATTTAATGTGTTAATTTGACTCATTTGAATAGATGGTCGTGAATTACAATctgaaaaacaaataaaagagaagtaaaaaggaaaaaaacaggaatCCACAACAACTATGGGCTTTGTTGGCTTGTGCGTTTGGGGGAGCCACAACAACAATGGGCTGGAGAGGTGGAGCCACCCCAAATGCTTTGTCTAATTATTTATAATTTTGTCTCAAAAAAATTATTTATAATTCATTTGCTCAGAAAAAATTATTTATAATTCAAATTAACTCCTAACTGGTTTTTTTAGCGATGGAGCTATGTCTTTTCATGTAGAAGAAAAGAATTGAGCAGTTAACATGGAAAGCTGGCCATGTTTATGCCGTGCCCTCCATCCACTGTTGTAATCTGCTTAATTATATGGATTTGGGCCAATTTTCAATAGGAAATCAGGTGGGGAGTTCCCCCTCTGATCCAGACAATTCGAGAAAAATAATCTTAACATCTCAACGATAAATACCAAAGTAGGTGAAGGAATAATGTATAGGAGAACCTCCACTGAACAATAATGATTCAAGAAATAGTCTGATGAACAATAATTGAACACAACCATATCCATCTAATGCTTATTACATTTGCTAATTAAATAACTGCAGGATGCACTTCTATTTTACTACCCTCTTGATCGACGACCTAGAAACAAGATCAAAGCTGCTAGCGAGCCGAAGACAGATGGGCGGATGTTCTAGCTGGGGGCGAAGAAGATCTCAGAGTCGAGCCTCTTGGAGCGGAACAACTTCTCCATCTCCGGACTGGTGTTGAAGGCTGACTCTAGTACTGCCGGCGAAATTGCTTTCCACACCGATGTCCTCCCCGCCAAGTGGCTAAATATCGGGCTGCATTGTTTTTGCATAATAGCATGATTGTTAATTAATCAGATTGATCAGAATATAATTGAAATATATGACAAATAAAACTCCAAACATACTGCAAGATTACAGTACAAATATTTTTTTTACAAAGAATTAGCATAAAAAAAGCATGTTTTTGTTTGTAAATCTCCCTtcaaaattatatatatagttACCCTATAGAAAGTATATACTATGACAGTAGGAGCTTCGTTTTAGTACCTTGCAATGTTGGGAATATATGATAAATCCAAATTACTGAATAAAATTCAGTGTAAATGTTGGAgattttattttaaaaaaagtgcAAAACATGCTACAAATTTGTATAAAACTAAAGTCCTATTTTAGAAAGAAGTTCttagtttaattttgctaaactGAACCAAAATATGCCGAACAGATAATCCTTGTATGTAGAAAGAGAAAGAGCATATTTTGTACGTACTTGGGAGTGGTGATGATGGAGAACCACTCCATGCCAGTGTCGTCGGCGATCTTGGAGACGACAAAGAATCTGGGCACGATGAAGAGGCACCCGGCTTCGGCATGGGTCTCGAGCACGCGGGTGCCATCGATGCCCACGACCTGGACGCGCCCGCCGCCGCGCACGATGTACGTGACCTGGTATGCCGAGTCGCAGGAGAAGCCCGGCGAGCACATGGAGCGGCCGCCGATCCTCACCAGGTCGGCGCCCAGCCCGACCTCCTTCACCAGTGGCAGGTTGGCCGTGTTGAGCACCACGACACAGCCGCCGCCCGGGATGTCCACGTCCAGCGGCGCCTCCAAGCAGTTGAGCACCACACCCTCCCGATCCTCGGCGCGCGGCGCCGGCATCCGGTGCCCTGTGGCGATCTTGACGACGCCAGAGCCAGTCTGGGTGGACACTATCTTCGCGGCAGCGTCCTGGTCGAGGTCCCAGGCGCGCGCGACGAACTCGGTGGAGAATCCCGTGAAGATGCCGGACGCGCCGGTGAGCTGGAAGTTGGTGAAGCGGCCGGGGGTGTGACCCTTGGATGTGTCGCCGAGGAAGAGCACCACGAGCTCGGCAGTGGATCCCTCGGAGTTGTGCCACCAGGTGACGGCGCCGAAGGGGAGCGCGAGCGCGTCGCCCTCCTTGACGGGGATCACCTTCTCCTTGGCCGCCTCCGGGAGCACGAGGCCGCAGGCGCCGGCGCCCTGGAGCACGTAGGCCACCTTGGCGGAGTCGGAGTAGCTGGGCAGGGCCAGCCCTCCGGCGGAGAGGTGCAGCTTTGCGGCGCCGATGGAGGCCGCGCCGAGCATCGGCAGGTCGGCCGGCGACCAGTCGTAGTACGAGCCACCATCGCCGCCGTAGGCCTTGGCAGGCTTCTTGGGCGACAGGTCCATGGACATGACCTCGGCGGTGCTAGTGCGCTGCACCATTGTGATCAGGAGGAGATCAACGTTCTTGACGTGGGAGAGGAGGAAAAGGTGGCGGCGGAAGGGTGCGTATTTATAGTTGATGCTGGTGCCTGGTTCGTTGGATTAGGATAAGGATTAGTTTGTTCTAACTAATTATCCCATTTTACTCGCTCGCTCGAGAGATTAGCTTGACGATGGATTAGGATCTGCACGCAAGGATCAATTGACTGGTGCGCATGATTAGGATATGCTTGCAAACTTGGGCTGTAAACATTTTTTTTTTATGATAAAGTCAACAACATATTTTTTCCACTGAAAAAACAAATGAGAACAATTTTTTATGATAAAGTCAACAAATTATTGCAACGTACACCATGCGTTATTCAGAAATTGATAAACGCAAGAATATGTAAATATATGTCACAAAAAAATACAGCAGATGCCATGATATTGATAATGTAACTGACATGCCGTGAATTACAAAAATTGCCATGGTAAATAATAAAATTGCCATGCTATCATGAAAACATGACACCACCTACATGTTATTGTATATGAACAATCATGAAAACATGGTGCCACATATGTGTTATTGTATATGAAGAATCATGAAATCGTGAAAACATGGTGCCATGAGAAATTTAGAAAAGTTTGTTCAGATCAATTGCAATAGAGAAACTTTAAAAGACAGCATGGCaaaaaaaataatttttttccaTATACATGTAGGATTGCCGCACGTCATGAAGAAATGATGCagccaaaaagaaaaaaaaagtagCAACTTTTGAAATAAATATTACTCTCTAAATCACAACAGCTTTAGGAAATAGTTGTAATAGTCACATGGAAAAACTATGAGTTTCTTTCTCTAAGACGTggcaaattttggaaaatttaaATAGGAGCGTGGCCAGTTTCCAAATTTTGTCACGGGATTAATGCAAATTCGGAAATTTGGTTTCTTGGAAACATGGTAACTTTGGAAATTTCTACAAGTACGTCTGCAAATTGAGGAATTGTGTTTTATTAAATCATGGCAACTTTTAGAAATTTGTAACTGGCACCTGGAAAATTTAGGTTGTTCTCTACAACATGAATTGGTTTTAGAAAAATGAGGAGTTTTGCCATGATTTTGTAAATTTGTAATGGGCACGTCGCAAATTTAGGAATTTTGTTCTTTGGATAAAAAAGATGGAAAATTTAGGAATTTGCCATGGGTACATGGAAAAATTAGGAATTCGCCATAAGCACATGACAAATTTAGGGATTTTGTTCTATAAAAATTTAGAAACGTATAAAAAGTATAATTGGCACATGGAAAAGTTTGGATTTTTTTTTGTAAAACATGGAAAATTTTGGAAAAACATTCTCGAAATCATGGCGGCTATATATTTGCATATAGATTTTGAAAAAAGATCAAGGAAACATGGCTAAAGTACAGGAAAAGTTATATAAAATCATGGCGTATAGATGTGAATTTGTATAACAATAACCTAAAATATATGGTACCATGGAAACTTTGTACACAATTTCTAAAGTTTTGCATCCGTACTATTGCATATACAACAACTGCCATGAGGAGCTCGATCCCCGGTGCTCCTGCGAAGACCTCGCGACGCCCACTCCTCCGGCCAGCGAGTCGCACCCGCAGTGACCGGATCCATGCGTTGCCTCAACTAAGGCCACGGCCAAGCCCTGCCTCCCCTACGGCTGCCCCCTCCTTCCCCAATCGGATCgacatcctccatctcttgcacGGCCAGCCCTGCTCTTCTGACATTTGGTGCCCATGCCTCCTCGTCGCCACCTCCAGCACCCGGCGACGGCCATGGGGACGTTGGGGAGGAGGATCTTCACCGACTTGGGAGGGGAGGCGAGGGTCACCGGCTCGGGAGATAGATgacgggaggagaggagaggagataGAAAGTGATCGGGAAGGAGAGGAGGGAAGAAACAGAAGAGGAAAAGGTGGCTTAAATTTAGGCCCCACATGTAAGTTAACTGTCAAACTAAACAGTCAAATAAACGGTTTGTTTAGGAGCGGGCCTGACTTGTCATAAACCAAATCAATTTTAAATCACGTGGTCATTTGAGATTTTTGAAAGAGTAAACCATTGATGTTGTATGTATCCGCGACAAACAATAAATCGGTAGATTTTTTGAACAATAACCCAAAAAGTGGTAGCCTCATGTTATTCACTCTAAAATTTTACACGCATGTACATTACATCCCTATGCATATGTGGTTTTTTTTAGAATTTTCTAAAATTTAGAAGTATATTTTTTAATTGTCAAACTTCACGCTCCATGGAGGGCTAGCTCTAAAGTGGAATTTTGATAAATATCTCACTACATGTAATCATCATCGGGCTCTTCATCATGTCCAACTAAATGGCTACCACAACTTGTATGTATGAGACCTTTTGCCCGATCTTCGCACCCTGTACAACAGGCTTAACAAGAAAGACACTGCATTAGTAAATGGCCAACGtaaataaaaaaatgaaattgATCTTCATAGCTAGAGCACAGTGTATGAGTAGCATCAagaaattaaaggaaaaatatgAAGATACCTTTGTCACTCTCTTTTGATTGCTTGAAGTCATCCTCCCCCAAAGGCATGCAGAGAAGAACATCTTTCTCATCGATGATCTTAAGACGCAATTCAGCAAAAAACATTGTCTGTTTACCATCGAGTCCTTTAACTAAAAAGTTGTAATGCAAATATGTTTTTGCGTCCGCATCAAGTAAAATGTTTCTTTCTTTCACTTGCACAAATTCAAGATCAGTAGGCTGCAATATAATAGAAATGCATGTCAATATTACAGGCCCACTTTAGATAAATAGTAAATTGCATTTCAGTTCTGCAGCTAGCTTTAATAATGGGGTAAATAAGTGGTCTCACTTGCAAAACAATTAAAAAAACTCACTATTGTGGCTAGATTCACTTAAGTAAACCGCATGTCTATTCTGAAAACAACAAGACTGGTAATATCGTACAATAATAAACTAATTAACGTGAGTTGGTTAAGATAAATAGTAAACTACATGTGCGTTCTTAAAAAATATAGAAGTAGCATTAACAGAGTAATATAGTCATGGAAGAATAACTAGAATACTAATTATTGACTGATATGTGTGGTGACCTGCATGTTATTTTGCTTGGTATAGTCTTCAAGCGCCATCATCAAGCTCTTGCGATCATCCTCTTCAATTTCCCTAACATACTCCTCACAAGCCTTAGCAATTGCCGCGTCAAAATCCTTGACAGTAATAGATTCTAATTCCCTAGGAGTGGGATCATCCCAAGTCTCCAACCTTGTGTCATAACTGTGTGAGATAAAAAAAGATAGAGAAAAGAATAATCAATTAATCATGAATTGAATTGTTTCGGTTCTGAAATACTGGTGCGGATGAAAAGAAAGCAGTCTCAGCAAATTCAAATTAGACGACATGTTGATTAGATTTTCTTATGAAATAAAGCAGTAGCAGCCAAAAATGATAAGAGACATGATCACGTGAGTGTATATATATAATATGTTGGCAGTCCAACTTGAGATTCATCATGCAATGGATATTGTGATGATTAGAAGATGTTTACATGTCTAATGCTATTTTTGCAGCCAAGGAGGTAGAAGTTATCCAAATTGAAGCAGCCAGGGCAGCCAAAAAAAAAAGACGCCGATATCCACCACACGTGTGGTATATTAGACATGCGCCCACACACCGTGTGTGGCGTGAGCGGGACACAGCCCACACGGGCTGTGTGTGAGCGGACATTACAattgcccacacgtgtgggcgcagCTACTTCGTGCCATACGCCCAACAAGTACTACTCATCTCCACCCCACGCGTGTGACACGAAGCAAAAATGCACACACGTCCTGGCGCAGCTACG
The Aegilops tauschii subsp. strangulata cultivar AL8/78 chromosome 3, Aet v6.0, whole genome shotgun sequence genome window above contains:
- the LOC109750828 gene encoding 11S globulin seed storage protein 2-like, which translates into the protein MVQRTSTAEVMSMDLSPKKPAKAYGGDGGSYYDWSPADLPMLGAASIGAAKLHLSAGGLALPSYSDSAKVAYVLQGAGACGLVLPEAAKEKVIPVKEGDALALPFGAVTWWHNSEGSTAELVVLFLGDTSKGHTPGRFTNFQLTGASGIFTGFSTEFVARAWDLDQDAAAKIVSTQTGSGVVKIATGHRMPAPRAEDREGVVLNCLEAPLDVDIPGGGCVVVLNTANLPLVKEVGLGADLVRIGGRSMCSPGFSCDSAYQVTYIVRGGGRVQVVGIDGTRVLETHAEAGCLFIVPRFFVVSKIADDTGMEWFSIITTPNPIFSHLAGRTSVWKAISPAVLESAFNTSPEMEKLFRSKRLDSEIFFAPS